In one window of Anser cygnoides isolate HZ-2024a breed goose chromosome 3, Taihu_goose_T2T_genome, whole genome shotgun sequence DNA:
- the CAPN8 gene encoding calpain-8 translates to MARVAARLCQDRAAPEGLGSYGKAVRYLNQDYEVLKQRCLQAGALFKDEEFPACPSALGYCDLGPYSFKTQGIIWKRPTELCANPQFIVGGATRTDVCQGELGDCWLLAAIASLTLNPDVLYRVVPKAQSFQEDYAGIFHFQFWQYGEWVDVVVDDRLPTKNGKLLFVHSEEGNEFWSALLEKAYAKLNGSYEALTGGSTIEGFEDFTGGISESYNLRRAPSNLYQIIQKALRAGSLLGCSIDVTRASETEAITSLKLVKGHAYSVTGAEEVHYRGRPEKLVRLRNPWGEVEWTGAWSDNAPEWNYIDPKQKQALDKQIDDGEFWMAFSDFQRQFTRLEICNLTPDTLTGNQVNKWDLTMFNGQWRRGSTAGGCQNYPATYWINPQFKIRLDEPDDDHDGSLNEPCCTILVGLMQKNRRRQKKMGEGLLSIGYSLYQIPQELENSTDIHLNRAFFARNQPIAQSGTYVNLREVSSRIKLPKGEYLIVPSTFEPYKNGEFCLRVFSEKQAKTQMIGDMVAAKPYEPHVDNKDIDDEFKTLFQKLSGEDCEVTAIELQTILNRVLAKRKDIKSDGFNINTCREMISLLDTNGTGSLGLVEFKTLWMKIQKYLAIYKKVDSDYSGTIDAHEMQNALSEAGFTLNSQVQHSIVIRYACSKLTIDFDGFVACMIRLETLFKVFRLLDKEKSGVVQLSLAEWLCCTLV, encoded by the exons ATGGCCAGGGTGGCAGCAAGGCTGTGCCAAGACAGAGCAGCCCCGGAGGGGCTGGGCTCCTATGGGAAGGCGGTCAGGTATCTGAACCAGGACTATGAGGTCCTGAAGCAGCGGTGCCTTCAGGCTGGTGCTCTCTTCAAGGATGAGGAGTTCCCAGCCTGTCCGTCTGCGCTGGGCTACTGTGACCTGGGACCCTACTCCTTCAAGACCCAGGGGATAATCTGGAAGCGCCCCACG GAGTTATGTGCCAACCCTCAGTTTATAGTTGGAGGAGCTACTCGAACAGATGTCTGCCAAGGAGAGCTGG GTGATTGCTGGCTCCTGGCTGCCATTGCATCTCTGACTTTGAATCCAGATGTTCTGTACCGTGTTGTTCCCAAAGCTCAAAGTTTCCAGGAGGACTATGCTGGCATCTTTCATTTCCAG TTCTGGCAGTACGGGGAGTGGGTGGATGTCGTGGTGGATGACCGGCTGCCCACCAAGAACGGGAAGCTGCTCTTCGTGCACTCGGAGGAAGGCAACGAGTTCTGGAGCGCACTGCTGGAGAAGGCCTATGCCAA GCTAAATGGCTCTTACGAAGCTCTCACTGGAGGGTCCACTATAGAAGGGTTTGAGGATTTTACTGGAGGCATCTCTGAGTCCTATAATCTGCGGAGGGCTCCTTCAAACTTGTACCAAATCATCCAGAAGGCTCTGAGAGCTGGGTCACTGCTTGGCTGTTCCATTGAT GTAACTCGTGCATCTGAAACAGAAGCAATCACAAGTCTGAAGCTGGTAAAGGGACACGCTTATTCTGTCACTGGAGCAGAAGAG GTACATTACCGAGGACGGCCAGAGAAACTTGTGAGGCTTAGAAATCCCTGGGGTGAAGTGGAATGGACTGGAGCCTGGAGTGATAA CGCTCCCGAATGGAACTATATTGATCCCAAACAAAAGCAGGCTCTGGATAAGCAAATAGATGATGGAGAGTTTTG GATGGCGTTTTCCGATTTTCAAAGGCAGTTCACGCGACTGGAGATCTGTAATTTGACTCCTGACACACTGACAGGCAACCAAGTCAACAAATGGGACCTGACCATGTTCAATGGACAGTGGAGACGGGGTTCAACTGCTGGGGGTTGCCAGAACTACCCAG CAACATACTGGATCAATCCCCAGTTTAAAATCCGTCTGGATGAACCAGATGATGACCACGACGGGAGTTTGAATGAGCCATGCTGTACTATACTGGTGGGCTTGATGCAGAAGAACCgcaggagacagaagaaaatgggagAAGGTCTACTTAGTATTGGTTATTCACTCTACCAg ATTCCTCAGGAG CTGGAAAATAGCACAGATATTCATCTGAACCGTGCTTTCTTCGCAAGGAACCAACCAATAGCCCAGTCTGGGACTTATGTCAACCTACGTGAAGTCTCCAGCCGTATTAAATTGCCCAAGGGAGAGTACCTCATTGTGCCGTCCACATTTGAACCTTATAAAAATGGAGAGTTCTGCCTTCGAgttttttctgagaaacaggCTAAAACTCA gaTGATTGGTGATATGGTGGCTGCAAAACCGTATGAG CCTCATGTCGATAACAAAGATATAGATGATGAGTTCAAGACTCTGTTTCAAAAGCTCTCTGGAGAG GACTGCGAAGTGACTGCAATTGAACTTCAAACTATTCTAAATAGGGTTTTGGCGAAGA GAAAGGATATTAAAAGTGATGGATTCAACATTAATACTTGCAGGGAGATGATCAGCCTTTTAGAT ACTAATGGGACTGGCTCCTTGGGACTTGTAGAATTCAAGACTCTTTGGATGAAGATTCAAAAGTATTTG gcaaTCTATAAGAAGGTGGACAGTGACTACTCTGGTACCATCGACGCCCACGAGATGCAAAATGCCCTCAGTGAGGCAG GTTTCACGCTTAACAGTCAGGTGCAGCACAGCATTGTCATCCGCTACGCCTGCAGCAAGTTGACCATTGACTTTGATGGGTTTGTGGCCTGTATGATCCGCTTGGAGACCCTGTTCA aAGTGTTCCGTCTCCTAGATAAAGAAAAGAGTGGGGTTGTCCAGCTCTCTTTAGCAGAG